A section of the Arcobacter roscoffensis genome encodes:
- a CDS encoding metal-sulfur cluster assembly factor, which translates to MNIVKDDVEEKVIQKLKNIQDIELPISIYDLGLIYKTDVELKDDNIYVNIETTMINSRCNSTYSFSEEIVNNIKSIDEVDDCNVKFVYSPKWDVSMISPKGIEQLNCANAKGM; encoded by the coding sequence ATGAACATAGTAAAAGATGATGTAGAAGAAAAAGTAATTCAAAAACTAAAAAATATTCAAGATATTGAACTGCCTATAAGTATCTATGATTTAGGACTTATTTATAAAACAGATGTTGAACTTAAAGATGATAACATTTATGTAAATATAGAAACAACAATGATAAATTCTAGATGTAATAGTACTTACTCTTTTAGTGAAGAGATTGTAAATAATATAAAAAGTATAGATGAAGTTGATGATTGTAATGTAAAGTTTGTTTATTCACCAAAGTGGGATGTATCTATGATTTCACCAAAGGGAATAGAGCAGTTAAATTGTGCTAATGCCAAGGGTATGTAA
- a CDS encoding DUF1566 domain-containing protein, which yields MKKIFIFLLISLCLWANEQSKFIRDKNIVYDKELKLYWQDDKSVETNKYTLENSIKYCKDLNLNSYTNWRLPTYKELLSIGDYEVYKPTLNETFKHSASGHFWSIIYKRVAFGKEWKPIKDFYVKRIYFSDGYSYDNDRTGKAYVRCVREKKNSK from the coding sequence ATGAAAAAAATATTTATATTTTTACTAATTAGTCTTTGTTTATGGGCCAATGAACAATCAAAGTTTATAAGAGATAAGAATATAGTTTATGATAAAGAATTGAAACTTTATTGGCAAGATGACAAAAGTGTAGAAACAAATAAATATACTTTAGAAAATTCTATAAAATATTGTAAAGATTTAAATTTAAACTCTTATACTAACTGGCGATTGCCAACTTACAAAGAGTTACTTAGTATTGGTGATTATGAGGTTTATAAACCAACACTAAATGAAACATTTAAACATAGTGCCTCTGGTCACTTTTGGTCTATTATATATAAAAGAGTAGCTTTTGGTAAAGAGTGGAAACCTATAAAAGACTTCTATGTAAAAAGGATATATTTTAGCGATGGATACTCTTATGACAATGATAGAACAGGAAAGGCATATGTAAGATGCGTAAGAGAAAAGAAAAACTCTAAATAA
- a CDS encoding adenylate kinase encodes MNLMLFGAPGAGKGTQAKFLIEKYDIPQISTGDILRAAIADKTEMGMEAKKFMDEGQLVPDSTIIGIIKDRLAEDDCKKGFILDGFPRTLPQAEALNALMNDMGIALDKVISLNVPDELIVERITGRRTSKVTGKIYHMKFNPPTDEKEEDLIQRADDTEETVTKRLSAYHDQTAPLIDFYTNMGVIVELDGTKDVSEVTADMFAAIEK; translated from the coding sequence ATGAATTTAATGTTATTTGGTGCACCAGGTGCAGGAAAAGGTACACAAGCAAAATTTTTAATTGAAAAATATGACATCCCTCAAATCTCAACAGGTGATATTTTAAGAGCTGCTATTGCAGATAAAACTGAAATGGGTATGGAAGCTAAGAAATTTATGGATGAGGGTCAATTAGTACCTGATTCAACTATTATTGGTATTATTAAAGATAGACTTGCTGAAGATGATTGTAAAAAAGGTTTTATCCTTGATGGTTTCCCAAGAACATTACCACAAGCTGAAGCTTTAAATGCTTTAATGAATGATATGGGAATTGCTTTAGATAAGGTTATTTCTTTAAATGTTCCAGATGAATTAATTGTAGAAAGAATTACTGGAAGAAGAACATCTAAAGTAACTGGTAAAATCTACCACATGAAATTTAACCCACCAACTGATGAAAAAGAAGAAGATTTAATCCAAAGAGCTGATGATACAGAAGAAACTGTAACAAAAAGATTATCAGCATATCATGATCAAACTGCTCCATTAATTGATTTTTATACTAACATGGGTGTTATTGTAGAACTTGATGGTACAAAAGATGTATCAGAAGTAACTGCTGATATGTTTGCTGCTATTGAGAAGTAA